A window from Zingiber officinale cultivar Zhangliang chromosome 7A, Zo_v1.1, whole genome shotgun sequence encodes these proteins:
- the LOC122001983 gene encoding phosphatidylinositol 4-phosphate 5-kinase 9-like isoform X2 — MESQKGKLTRTQSSLLRSPTVQSSTHSLSSIAAADDEEEEKPHRPHRLPPRCRSTSRNLLLLPVPFALIFFFFLYLRDDSPLFADALLLSALATAASLAARRSDLFRRGATAVQRPSSVEWSLGGLERKEKRSGARIIREGIEFYSNGDYYEGEFHKGRCSGSGVYNFFGKGRYEGDWVDGKYDGYGIESWARGSRYRGQYRMGMRHGYGVYKFYSGDSYAGEWVGGQSHGVGEQTCSDGSSYFGEFKCGVKHGFGYYHFRQGMVTSILVNTLQTRSTVLVFIILLMVTAMKDHGMKARSKVMECTRFEMETQDAVIGTLEF; from the exons ATGGAGTCGCAGAAGGGAAAGCTCACCCGCACGCAGTCCTCCCTCCTCCGATCCCCCACCGTCCAGTCCTCCACCCACAGCCTTTCCTCCATCGCCGCCGCCGAcgacgaggaggaggagaagcCCCACCGCCCTCACCGCCTCCCGCCCCGCTGCCGCAGCACCTCGCGCAATCTCTTACTTCTCCCGGTCCCTTTCgccctcatcttcttcttcttcctttaccTCCGCGACGACTCCCCTCTCTTCGCTGACGCCCTCCTCCTCTCTGCCCTCGCCACCGCTGCCTCTCTCGCCGCCCGCCGATCCGACCTCTTCCGCCGCGGCGCCACCGCGGTCCAACGGCCCTCGTCCGTCGAATGGTCCCTCGGTGGCTTGGAGAGGAAGGAGAAGCGGTCCGGTGCTCGGATTATCCGAGAGGGGATCGAGTTCTACAGCAATGGGGATTACTACGAAGGCGAATTCCACAAGGGGCGTTGCAGCGGCTCCGGCGTCTACAATTTCTTCGGAAAGGGTCGGTACGAGGGCGACTGGGTCGACGGGAAGTACGATGGATATGGTATCGAAAGCTGGGCGAGAGGCAGCCGCTACCGAGGGCAGTACCGGATGGGGATGCGGCACGGCTATGGTGTGTATAAATTCTATAGCGGCGATAGCTACGCTGGAGAATGGGTCGGCGGGCAGAGCCACGGTGTGGGAGAGCAGACGTGTTCCGACGGGAGTAGCTATTTCGGGGAGTTCAAGTGCGGGGTCAAGCACGGCTTCGGCTACTACCATTTCAGGCAAG GAATGGTGACAAGTATACTGGTGAATACTTTGCAGACAAGATCCACGGTTTTGGTGTTTATCATTTTGCTAATGGTCACTGCTATGAAGGATCATGGCATGAAGGCAAGAAGCAAGGTTATGGAATGTACACGTTTCGAAATGGAGACACAAGATGCGGTGATTGGGACGCTGGAGTTCTAA